The following nucleotide sequence is from Aminobacterium mobile DSM 12262.
CAAAACCACGCCCTCATGATATTTTTCATTGGAGTACATCCTACCAGAGCGCCTAAGGGCATCATGCAGTTACCGGTAAAAAGCTCTCCGCCAGCTATAACCACTAATATAAGACCGACACTAAATACTACCCCTGCCAAGAACTTCCCCAATCCTCCTGGAACATCGTATGTAACCGATACCATAAGCCATCCACCAAAAGCAATATAGGCTCCGGCGAGAATGCCGAGCAAAAGCATCTGAGAAATTGACCATGATACTTTTGTCTGCGATGCAGTACATGCTGTTTTAGCCAGTTCAAAAGGCGTTTTATAGTCCATACAAAAATCCCTCCTCAAAAGATCTCTTATTCCGTCGTTTGATTGAGGGCTTTCAGATTTTCGCTGAAATATTCCTGAAGCCAGCGAGCTATCTTTGGTTTTTGAACTTCCCCGGGATCCTCTAATACTCGAGCCAACTCACTACTATCAAAGGTAAATTCTTCTTCGTTAATACGATGGTGATAGATGAGTCGAACCTCTGGATGAGCAACGAGAAGAGATACCAGAGAGGCAGGAATATTCCCCAACGGCGGACGATCGATATGATCATACCGAAAAGAAGCCCAGACCCTGGTCCCTTTTCCAGGTTCTGACTGTACCTCCATCTCTCCTTCACA
It contains:
- a CDS encoding ATP-binding protein; translated protein: MLEDFSQHLLDIAENSMNAGASIVEILLTEDRCGGWFYFEVRDNGKGMSADVLQMVADPFFTSRTTRRVGFGLPFLKQLAELCEGEMEVQSEPGKGTRVWASFRYDHIDRPPLGNIPASLVSLLVAHPEVRLIYHHRINEEEFTFDSSELARVLEDPGEVQKPKIARWLQEYFSENLKALNQTTE